In one window of Planctomycetia bacterium DNA:
- a CDS encoding DUF4242 domain-containing protein, translated as MPKFVIEREIPGAGKLSADELHGISQKSCSVLKNLGPAIQWVESYVTDDKVYCVYIAPSKDLIEQHAKQGGFPANRISEVRGVIDPTTGE; from the coding sequence ATGCCAAAGTTTGTGATCGAACGCGAAATCCCCGGCGCCGGAAAACTCTCCGCTGACGAACTGCACGGCATTTCGCAGAAATCCTGCTCCGTGCTGAAGAACCTCGGCCCGGCGATTCAATGGGTCGAGAGTTATGTCACCGATGACAAGGTCTATTGCGTGTACATCGCGCCGAGCAAGGACTTGATCGAGCAGCACGCCAAACAGGGCGGCTTTCCGGCCAATCGCATTTCGGAAGTGCGCGGCGTGATCGATCCCACGACCGGCGAGTGA
- a CDS encoding DUF1501 domain-containing protein — MPHRSFTRQPVSRRSFLVASAAGLGGLPFIANAATQERNPGAKAKSTILFFLSGGSSHIDMWDLKPEAPAEYRGPFQPIDTSAPGVRIGEHLPLVAKQAHHLAIVRSVGATVNTNDHHAGYYHNLTGHVPDATFLSLGNNRTPMPDDWPFMGSVVGARLPQGDGLPNAVTLPQMPSPAPYTRPGQFAARLGVEYDPLYVFGDIAAPLKFQTPALVLEGDVSVDRLQSRQALLSSIDQAKQEFEAGARPRQWSQLQERAMTLLGSKQTTAAFDVSSEPEALRERYGQNVNGMSLLLARRLVEAGVPFITVFWMEDEKRLHKKCQSAGGWDTHANNFNCLKDDLLPEFDRAYSALVEDLHNRGMLDETLLLITSEMGRTPKIGDIRSGGTYGAGRDHWTHCQSVVLAGGGIRGGQVYGSTDRRAELPADKPVTPAHIAKTVYHAMGIDDLHARDKDGREFNLLEDGAPLTELF, encoded by the coding sequence ATGCCGCATCGCAGCTTCACGCGACAGCCTGTATCGCGACGCTCGTTTCTGGTCGCTTCCGCGGCAGGATTGGGCGGTTTGCCGTTCATAGCGAATGCGGCCACGCAGGAGCGCAATCCGGGCGCGAAAGCCAAGTCGACGATTCTGTTTTTCTTGAGCGGCGGGTCGTCCCACATCGACATGTGGGATCTCAAGCCCGAGGCCCCGGCGGAATATCGCGGGCCGTTTCAACCGATTGACACGAGCGCCCCGGGCGTCCGCATCGGCGAACACTTGCCGCTCGTCGCCAAGCAGGCACATCACTTGGCGATCGTGCGCTCCGTCGGCGCCACGGTGAACACCAACGATCACCACGCCGGTTACTATCACAACCTCACCGGGCATGTACCCGACGCGACGTTCCTTTCGCTCGGCAATAACCGCACGCCGATGCCGGACGATTGGCCGTTCATGGGCTCGGTCGTGGGCGCGCGATTGCCGCAAGGCGACGGGCTGCCGAACGCGGTGACGCTCCCGCAGATGCCTAGCCCCGCGCCGTATACACGGCCCGGACAGTTCGCCGCGCGGTTGGGCGTCGAGTACGACCCGCTCTACGTGTTCGGCGACATCGCCGCGCCACTTAAGTTCCAGACGCCGGCGCTGGTGCTGGAGGGGGACGTCTCCGTCGATCGGCTGCAATCGCGCCAGGCGCTGTTGAGCAGCATCGATCAAGCAAAGCAAGAATTTGAAGCCGGCGCACGACCGCGCCAATGGTCGCAACTCCAGGAGCGCGCGATGACGCTCCTCGGCTCGAAGCAAACCACGGCCGCGTTCGACGTCTCTTCGGAGCCGGAAGCATTGCGCGAGCGTTATGGCCAGAACGTGAACGGCATGAGTCTGCTTCTGGCGCGGCGACTGGTCGAGGCTGGCGTGCCTTTCATCACCGTCTTCTGGATGGAAGACGAAAAACGGCTTCACAAGAAGTGCCAAAGCGCTGGCGGCTGGGATACGCACGCCAACAATTTCAATTGCTTGAAAGACGACTTGCTGCCGGAGTTCGATCGCGCCTATTCCGCGCTGGTGGAAGACCTGCACAACCGCGGCATGTTGGACGAAACGCTGTTGTTGATCACCAGCGAAATGGGGCGCACGCCAAAGATCGGGGACATCCGCTCCGGCGGCACGTATGGCGCGGGGCGCGATCATTGGACGCATTGCCAAAGCGTCGTCCTCGCCGGCGGCGGCATTCGCGGCGGCCAGGTTTATGGTTCTACCGACCGCCGCGCGGAGTTGCCCGCCGATAAGCCGGTCACGCCCGCGCACATCGCCAAGACCGTCTATCACGCGATGGGCATCGACGATCTGCACGCCCGCGACAAGGACGGCCGCGAATTCAATCTCCTGGAAGACGGCGCGCCGCTGACGGAGTTGTTCTAG